A genome region from Candidatus Polarisedimenticolia bacterium includes the following:
- a CDS encoding radical SAM protein codes for MRIDIVVVYIQRYEQGHEVDFVPPITGIHLAAITPAPHQVRVIHQQVEKIPLDTDADLVALSFFSGFAPEAYRLAAEFRRRGKIVVAGGPHATFSADEVLRYCDAVVIGEAESVWARLLEDAEAGRLQSRYEGEPSSMRGIPTPRYHLLPKRFFVPRVVQATRGCPFTCSFCTVPTLNPGFRMRPVDEVLENIRYEDFPYWWQRKIVWFWDDNLTIRRDYARELLTRMVPLKRWWLSQASMDIAKDEPLLDLMQASGCIGIFFGIESFGEESLADARKRQNRVAEYRERIEALHRRGICVMAGFIAGFDGDTPDAIRAMARQLYDIGVDVPFLSILTPYRGTALHAKLEGEGRVLPDRGWEHYNGYNVSFLPARMTPEELLAAHRALWKEAFSVRYSARRIFRALFRLRLGAFLMCAMMNLFYFLKALRGNSPAWFGESHRYDDFRHLPGTQAASGPVDRMAVGNAMMGSGSQTQSRTEKSAAR; via the coding sequence ATGCGGATCGACATCGTCGTCGTCTACATCCAGCGGTACGAGCAGGGGCACGAGGTCGACTTCGTCCCGCCGATCACCGGCATCCATCTGGCGGCGATCACGCCGGCTCCGCACCAGGTGAGGGTGATTCACCAGCAGGTGGAGAAGATCCCGCTCGACACCGACGCCGACCTGGTGGCGCTCTCGTTTTTCAGCGGCTTCGCACCGGAAGCCTATCGGCTGGCCGCCGAATTCAGGCGGCGCGGCAAGATCGTCGTCGCCGGAGGGCCGCACGCGACTTTCTCGGCGGACGAAGTCTTGCGCTACTGTGACGCGGTGGTCATCGGCGAGGCTGAGTCGGTCTGGGCGCGGCTCCTGGAGGATGCCGAGGCCGGGCGCCTGCAGTCGCGCTACGAGGGCGAGCCGTCCTCGATGCGAGGGATCCCGACGCCCCGCTACCACCTCCTCCCGAAACGCTTCTTCGTGCCGCGCGTGGTTCAGGCGACCCGCGGCTGTCCGTTCACCTGCTCCTTCTGCACCGTGCCGACTCTCAATCCGGGCTTCCGCATGCGGCCCGTGGACGAGGTGCTCGAGAACATCCGCTACGAGGACTTCCCCTACTGGTGGCAGCGGAAGATCGTCTGGTTCTGGGACGACAACCTGACGATCCGGCGCGACTATGCCCGCGAGCTGCTCACGCGCATGGTGCCGCTGAAGCGCTGGTGGCTGTCGCAGGCGAGCATGGACATCGCGAAGGATGAGCCGCTGCTCGACCTGATGCAGGCCTCGGGCTGCATCGGCATCTTCTTCGGCATCGAATCGTTTGGCGAGGAATCGCTCGCGGACGCGCGCAAGCGGCAGAATCGCGTGGCGGAGTACCGCGAGCGGATCGAGGCGCTGCACCGGCGTGGCATCTGCGTGATGGCCGGCTTCATCGCGGGCTTCGACGGCGACACGCCCGACGCCATCCGTGCCATGGCCCGCCAGCTCTACGACATCGGCGTCGACGTTCCGTTCCTGAGCATCCTGACCCCCTACCGTGGCACCGCGCTGCACGCCAAGCTGGAAGGCGAGGGGCGCGTGCTGCCCGACCGCGGATGGGAGCACTACAACGGCTACAACGTCTCGTTCCTTCCCGCCCGGATGACGCCGGAGGAGCTGCTTGCCGCGCACCGGGCCCTGTGGAAAGAGGCGTTCTCAGTTCGCTACTCCGCTCGACGGATTTTCCGCGCGCTTTTCCGCCTGCGCCTGGGCGCCTTCCTGATGTGCGCCATGATGAACCTCTTCTACTTTCTGAAAGCGCTGCGCGGAAACAGTCCCGCCTGGTTCGGGGAGTCTCATCGATACGATGACTTTCGGCATCTGCCGGGAACGCAGGCGGCATCGGGGCCCGTTGACAGAATGGCCGTGGGAAACGCTATGATGGGGTCAGGTTCTCAAACGCAATCAAGGACAGAGAAGAGCGCCGCCAGATAG